One window of the Rubinisphaera margarita genome contains the following:
- a CDS encoding glycosyltransferase family 2 protein: protein MQSATQPPFSAAVICYNEEKHIANSLGSLTWCQQVALVDSGSNDRTLEIAAGFPNVEIHTRPFDTFIKQKNYALSLCRNEWIVSLDADEVLTDENIAEIAELPLDVAGYRIGRRSFIGDQEIRHGTWSPDYQLRIFRKSCSQWGGTNPHESIQIHGEVGRLKSRMLHYSYDDFDQFIARNTKYIHMMVDHLEQTGRTTNAAEPYVHCVGNFLKAYFLRKGFLDGAAGLFLARHIAGGSFLKYRLLAERTRERRAA from the coding sequence ATGCAGTCTGCAACTCAGCCGCCGTTCTCCGCCGCGGTGATCTGCTACAACGAAGAAAAGCATATTGCCAACAGCCTCGGTTCACTCACCTGGTGCCAACAGGTCGCTCTGGTTGATTCCGGGTCGAACGACCGCACGCTTGAGATTGCCGCCGGATTTCCGAACGTCGAGATTCACACGCGGCCTTTCGATACCTTCATCAAACAGAAGAACTACGCTCTGTCGCTTTGCCGCAATGAATGGATTGTCTCGCTCGATGCCGATGAAGTCCTGACCGACGAGAACATCGCCGAGATCGCCGAGCTTCCGCTCGATGTCGCTGGTTATCGCATTGGCCGCCGCTCGTTCATCGGCGACCAGGAGATTCGCCACGGCACCTGGAGTCCGGATTACCAGCTGCGAATCTTCCGCAAGTCCTGCTCGCAGTGGGGCGGAACGAATCCTCACGAGTCGATTCAGATTCACGGCGAAGTCGGGCGGTTGAAGTCGAGAATGCTGCACTACAGCTACGACGATTTCGATCAGTTCATTGCCCGCAACACGAAGTACATCCACATGATGGTCGACCATCTTGAGCAGACAGGTCGAACGACCAATGCCGCCGAGCCGTACGTTCATTGTGTCGGTAACTTTCTGAAGGCCTACTTTTTGAGAAAAGGGTTCCTCGACGGTGCAGCAGGGCTGTTTCTGGCTCGCCATATCGCCGGAGGATCGTTCCTGAAATACCGACTGCTGGCTGAGCGAACCCGCGAACGGCGAGCCGCCTGA
- a CDS encoding TylF/MycF/NovP-related O-methyltransferase: MPTIFKIAGSTVQSLKEKMKTARKSARLRKTMRDVDPADLAIIERVSPFTMLSPDRIYAFIQATQHVTHAGIPGAIVECGVWKGGAVMSSLLAMRNLNRSDRDYYLYDTFEGMPKPSAADKKFDGESLGQAFADRQCGEDSSDWCRGEFGEVHENVLGTGYDPSRIQFIKGKVEDTIPETLPQQIAVLRLDTDWYESTRHELEHLYPLLAPGGVLIIDDYGHWQGARQAVDEYFAAHSIPMLLHRTDYTGRIGIKAA; the protein is encoded by the coding sequence ATGCCGACGATTTTCAAAATTGCAGGAAGCACCGTGCAGTCTCTGAAAGAGAAGATGAAGACTGCCCGCAAGTCAGCTCGTCTCCGCAAGACCATGCGTGATGTCGATCCAGCCGACCTGGCGATCATCGAACGTGTTTCGCCTTTTACGATGCTCAGCCCGGATCGGATCTATGCGTTCATTCAGGCCACGCAGCATGTGACCCATGCCGGAATCCCCGGCGCGATCGTCGAATGCGGCGTCTGGAAGGGCGGGGCGGTCATGTCGTCGTTGCTGGCCATGCGGAATCTCAACCGCAGCGACCGCGACTACTACCTGTACGATACCTTCGAAGGCATGCCGAAACCTTCCGCAGCCGATAAGAAGTTCGATGGTGAATCGCTGGGTCAGGCCTTCGCGGACCGACAGTGCGGCGAAGATTCTTCGGACTGGTGTCGCGGAGAGTTTGGTGAGGTCCACGAGAATGTACTCGGCACCGGATACGATCCGAGTCGAATTCAGTTCATCAAGGGCAAGGTCGAAGACACGATTCCGGAAACGCTGCCGCAGCAGATTGCCGTTCTTCGGCTTGACACCGACTGGTACGAATCGACGCGGCACGAACTGGAACATCTCTATCCACTGCTCGCTCCGGGCGGTGTGTTGATCATCGACGACTACGGACATTGGCAGGGTGCTCGACAGGCGGTCGATGAATATTTCGCCGCTCACTCGATTCCTATGCTGTTGCACCGGACGGACTACACCGGCCGCATCGGGATCAAGGCGGCTTAG
- a CDS encoding class I SAM-dependent methyltransferase, translating to MRRCSETLEAEMTPGEQEFLRNLVRNENFTGSHLEIGTAAGGTLCRMMQCFSDEARPRFVVVDRMTYFPNQQGIVHENLRNHGLNPETVDFRTATSSEAFQTASRQEDRFDFMLVDASHKIRAVMSDLKWTRLLNVGGVACFHDYSDKFPGVKLSIDRFLAQHSNYEKIGHVDSLLAIRKKAASSTAEVSFNDSAYSVLMFVPLEVDRKIKKWKTRQRKAA from the coding sequence ATGCGACGATGCTCGGAAACACTGGAAGCGGAAATGACGCCTGGCGAACAGGAGTTTCTGCGGAACCTCGTGCGGAACGAGAACTTTACCGGCTCGCACCTGGAGATCGGCACAGCCGCCGGCGGGACGCTCTGTCGGATGATGCAGTGCTTCTCAGACGAAGCCCGCCCGCGATTCGTGGTCGTCGACCGGATGACCTACTTCCCGAATCAGCAGGGGATTGTCCACGAGAATCTTCGGAATCACGGCCTGAATCCGGAGACGGTCGATTTTCGGACCGCGACCAGCAGCGAAGCCTTCCAGACTGCAAGCCGGCAGGAAGATCGTTTCGACTTCATGCTCGTCGATGCGTCGCACAAGATCCGAGCCGTCATGTCCGACCTGAAATGGACCCGACTGCTCAACGTGGGTGGAGTCGCCTGTTTTCATGATTATTCCGACAAGTTTCCCGGCGTGAAACTGTCGATCGACCGCTTCCTCGCGCAGCATTCGAACTACGAGAAGATCGGGCATGTCGATTCTCTTCTCGCGATTCGGAAGAAGGCCGCCTCATCGACCGCGGAAGTCTCATTCAACGACAGTGCCTATAGCGTGTTGATGTTCGTTCCCCTGGAAGTCGACCGTAAGATCAAAAAATGGAAAACGCGTCAGCGCAAGGCAGCCTGA
- a CDS encoding glycosyltransferase family 4 protein — translation MALIRQQFRLDGGGERIVAQMARVLHDHGHDVTLIARKWSGAAGSVLKCDPPKWTRVQRERRFAEEAMQIAQRQKFDLVQSHERIPGCQVYRAGDGVHASWLEQRSRTLSGWRRRLLLRNNYHRYVMRAERQMFEHPKLTTVICNARMIADEIVERFEIDPAKLQVIYNGVDTDRFHPELKSHRQQIREQYQIEPDSPLAVFVGSGWERKGLAVLLKAMRQVPAMNLIVVGRDKSHRQFEKQAEQCGIAARIRFAGVQPDVAPYYGAADLFVLPTLYDPFPNAVLEAMASGLPVLTTDTCGGAEFIRDGNSGYVRDALDTDGWIDALQACCDYDRTQQMGRESRRIVEPHTSLAMQQQLTSLYERLLQEAKS, via the coding sequence GTGGCCCTCATTCGGCAGCAGTTCCGACTCGATGGAGGTGGCGAACGGATCGTCGCCCAGATGGCGCGCGTGCTGCATGACCACGGTCACGATGTCACTCTCATTGCTCGCAAGTGGTCCGGGGCGGCTGGATCGGTCCTGAAATGCGATCCACCAAAGTGGACCCGCGTCCAGCGGGAACGACGTTTCGCTGAAGAAGCGATGCAGATCGCTCAACGGCAGAAGTTCGATCTGGTTCAGAGTCACGAACGTATTCCCGGCTGCCAGGTGTACCGGGCCGGCGACGGAGTGCATGCCAGCTGGCTTGAGCAGCGATCTCGGACGTTGTCCGGCTGGCGTCGCCGATTGCTACTGCGAAATAACTATCATCGTTACGTTATGCGTGCCGAGCGTCAGATGTTCGAGCATCCGAAACTCACCACAGTCATCTGCAACGCGAGAATGATTGCCGATGAGATCGTGGAGCGGTTCGAAATTGATCCGGCAAAACTGCAGGTCATCTACAACGGCGTCGATACCGATCGCTTTCATCCGGAACTGAAGTCTCATCGACAGCAGATCCGTGAGCAGTATCAGATCGAACCGGATTCCCCGCTGGCGGTCTTTGTTGGCTCAGGATGGGAACGCAAAGGGCTCGCCGTGCTGCTGAAAGCGATGCGCCAGGTTCCGGCAATGAACCTGATCGTCGTCGGGCGGGACAAGTCTCATCGGCAGTTCGAGAAGCAGGCGGAACAGTGCGGTATTGCTGCTCGCATTCGGTTTGCCGGCGTGCAGCCAGATGTGGCTCCCTATTACGGAGCAGCTGATCTGTTTGTTCTGCCAACACTCTACGATCCATTTCCTAATGCCGTGCTCGAAGCAATGGCCAGCGGGTTGCCGGTCCTTACCACGGACACCTGCGGCGGAGCCGAGTTTATCCGGGATGGAAACAGCGGCTACGTGCGGGATGCTCTCGATACGGACGGCTGGATCGACGCATTGCAGGCCTGCTGCGATTACGATCGCACTCAACAGATGGGGCGCGAATCCCGACGGATCGTCGAGCCGCACACAAGTCTAGCGATGCAACAGCAGTTGACTTCGCTCTATGAACGACTCTTGCAGGAAGCAAAATCATGA
- a CDS encoding glycosyltransferase family 4 protein, whose protein sequence is MTGRRLRIVHTESSCGWGGQEVRILTESQGMLRRGHDVHLVCCPESMIAEKAADYDVPVTTLPIRKRNFQGLTAARMWLTRIEVDVINTHSSSDSWLFTLASRSLLRRPRIVRTRHIGAPVKANPGSNWIYANGADHVVTCGNNMRKALIDRNGVSPVRSTSIPTGIDLERFTPGDKTTAREALGLPVDRKIVGIVAALRREKGHQYLCEATRMLDRKDFDLLIVGDGLSKDLLDKWISENGLQERVHLAGNQKDVVPFLSAMDIFVLPSWGIEGVPQSIMQAMSCRLPVISTTVGSIEQAVLDGKTGRLVPPRDARALSDAMQFLLDDERVCQQYAEAGRQRAIEEFSIDRMLDRMEAVFQDVIPVRRQAA, encoded by the coding sequence ATGACCGGTCGTCGCCTGAGAATCGTCCACACGGAAAGCTCTTGTGGCTGGGGTGGGCAGGAAGTTCGCATTCTGACCGAATCGCAGGGGATGCTCCGTCGCGGACACGATGTGCATCTTGTCTGCTGTCCGGAATCGATGATTGCCGAGAAGGCCGCCGATTATGACGTCCCGGTCACGACGCTGCCGATCCGCAAGCGAAACTTTCAGGGGCTGACGGCCGCTCGGATGTGGCTGACGCGAATCGAAGTCGACGTGATCAACACGCACAGTTCTTCCGACAGCTGGCTGTTTACTCTGGCCAGCCGGTCGCTGCTGCGACGCCCCCGCATTGTTCGCACGCGTCATATCGGAGCTCCGGTGAAGGCGAATCCGGGTTCGAACTGGATCTACGCCAATGGAGCCGATCATGTTGTCACGTGCGGGAACAATATGCGAAAGGCTTTGATCGATCGCAATGGTGTCTCGCCGGTTCGCTCAACTTCGATTCCGACCGGCATCGATCTGGAACGGTTCACGCCAGGCGACAAAACAACGGCCCGGGAAGCTCTCGGCCTGCCCGTCGATCGTAAGATCGTCGGAATCGTTGCCGCTCTCCGACGGGAGAAGGGGCATCAGTACCTGTGTGAAGCAACGCGGATGCTCGATCGCAAGGATTTCGACCTGCTGATTGTCGGGGACGGTTTGTCGAAAGATCTGCTCGACAAGTGGATCAGCGAGAACGGTCTGCAGGAACGGGTTCATCTGGCCGGAAACCAGAAGGATGTCGTGCCTTTTCTTTCGGCAATGGACATTTTTGTACTGCCATCATGGGGCATCGAAGGGGTGCCACAGAGTATCATGCAGGCCATGAGTTGCCGCCTCCCGGTCATTTCGACGACCGTAGGAAGTATCGAACAGGCGGTTCTGGATGGCAAAACCGGCCGACTCGTGCCGCCTCGCGATGCCCGAGCCCTGTCCGATGCCATGCAGTTCCTGCTCGATGACGAGCGTGTCTGTCAGCAGTATGCCGAAGCGGGGCGACAACGAGCAATTGAGGAGTTCAGCATCGATCGGATGCTCGATCGCATGGAGGCTGTGTTTCAAGACGTGATCCCGGTCCGGCGACAAGCGGCGTAG
- a CDS encoding VOC family protein — MTTAWKPDGYHSVTPYLVIKNASAAIEFYKKAFAATDVLKLESDGKIAHAEIQIGDSRVMLADEHPEMGVVGPNPEQGTSYSLMIYVPNVDEVFETAVAAGAEATRTVTDMFYGDRSGTLTDPFGHVWTVSTHQEDLSQEEVDRRFLAMQNGLSGEIV, encoded by the coding sequence ATGACCACAGCCTGGAAGCCGGATGGCTATCATTCCGTCACGCCCTATCTGGTGATTAAAAATGCTTCAGCGGCGATCGAATTCTATAAAAAGGCGTTCGCGGCGACCGATGTTCTGAAGCTCGAATCGGACGGCAAGATCGCCCATGCGGAGATCCAGATCGGCGATTCTCGCGTGATGCTCGCCGATGAGCATCCGGAGATGGGGGTTGTCGGCCCGAATCCAGAGCAGGGGACCTCGTATTCGCTGATGATTTACGTCCCGAACGTGGACGAAGTGTTTGAGACCGCTGTCGCGGCCGGAGCGGAGGCGACGCGAACCGTCACCGACATGTTCTACGGCGACCGCTCCGGCACATTGACCGATCCATTCGGCCATGTCTGGACGGTCTCGACGCATCAGGAAGACCTCTCTCAGGAAGAAGTCGATCGCCGATTTCTGGCGATGCAGAATGGTCTTTCTGGCGAGATTGTCTGA
- a CDS encoding ABC transporter ATP-binding protein, with protein sequence MSIIEGFVKVWPYLRRYRGQIGMSVVFAVLVGILWGANLSVIYPVTTVLMEGNLQDYVEGQLTELQDQTVVTETQISAIDDELSTGSLSELEKVRRLETRAEHQERIARATRSIHWLNWSKAHLLPWVPKDQFNTVALLFGLLVLATALKGLCIFAQNMLVGSVVEKTTIDMRKACFRKCLSLDYQTLSLEGTPTLMSRFTFDLQELSYGLSLVGGRMAREPVKAIACMGAAFFVNWRLTLLSMLFVPVAAYMFMRFGKMLKKASHRMMDSMSRIYQVLEETLNSMRVVIAFGNGRRHRRKFHQENQVYYEKAMRIRLIDSFTNPIVELLGMGAIFVTVLPCMYLLLRKTTTIWGVQLADEPPDIPTLMLLYTFLVGTVDPVRKLSTVYSKLKRSVVAADRVTTFLASDSRIQEPITPRVMPRHTKEIEFQNIRFAYASKEDSNRPDALADVSLRIEFGEKIVVVGSNGSGKSTLVNLLPRYYDPYRGRILVDGVDIREVPLRALRSQLGVVTQDTFLFNDTIYENIRYGNVEATRQEVEEAARQAGVTQFIEQLPQGFETMIGEKGAGLSGGQRQRISLARALIRKPSILILDEATSAIDSQSEYHIQQALKNLSFECTTFIVTHAVNRSLLDLVSRIAVMHEGKLVACGRHDQLLETCPIYQDLFHAQVRQKAA encoded by the coding sequence ATGTCGATTATTGAGGGTTTTGTAAAGGTCTGGCCATATCTCCGCCGTTATCGGGGACAGATCGGAATGTCGGTCGTCTTCGCCGTGCTCGTCGGGATCCTCTGGGGCGCCAATCTTTCCGTAATCTATCCCGTGACCACCGTCCTGATGGAAGGCAATCTGCAGGACTACGTCGAAGGGCAACTCACCGAGTTGCAGGACCAGACGGTTGTCACGGAGACTCAGATCTCCGCAATCGATGACGAACTCTCCACCGGGTCCCTCTCGGAACTGGAGAAGGTCCGTCGACTCGAAACCAGAGCCGAACATCAGGAACGAATAGCGAGGGCGACCAGAAGCATTCACTGGCTGAACTGGTCCAAGGCCCACCTGTTACCGTGGGTTCCGAAGGATCAGTTCAATACGGTCGCTCTGTTATTCGGACTGCTCGTGCTCGCCACGGCTCTCAAAGGACTCTGCATCTTTGCGCAGAATATGCTTGTCGGCAGCGTGGTCGAAAAAACGACCATCGACATGCGAAAGGCCTGCTTCCGCAAATGTCTGTCCCTTGATTACCAGACGTTGTCGCTCGAAGGCACTCCGACTTTAATGTCGCGGTTCACCTTCGACCTGCAGGAATTGTCTTACGGTCTGTCTCTTGTCGGCGGACGCATGGCTCGTGAGCCGGTGAAGGCGATTGCCTGTATGGGAGCCGCGTTCTTCGTGAACTGGCGTCTCACTCTGCTGTCGATGCTGTTCGTTCCGGTCGCCGCCTACATGTTCATGCGGTTTGGCAAGATGCTCAAGAAAGCCAGCCATCGAATGATGGACAGCATGTCTCGCATCTATCAGGTTCTCGAAGAAACCTTGAACTCAATGCGCGTCGTGATCGCCTTTGGAAACGGTCGACGCCATCGTCGGAAGTTCCATCAGGAGAATCAGGTCTACTACGAAAAGGCGATGCGAATTCGTCTGATCGATTCCTTTACGAACCCGATCGTCGAACTGCTCGGCATGGGAGCGATCTTCGTGACCGTTCTGCCGTGCATGTACCTGCTGCTGCGAAAGACGACGACGATCTGGGGAGTCCAACTCGCCGACGAGCCGCCCGATATCCCGACGTTAATGCTGCTTTACACTTTCCTGGTCGGAACAGTCGATCCGGTCCGGAAACTCTCCACGGTGTATTCGAAGCTGAAACGCTCCGTAGTCGCCGCCGATCGTGTGACCACCTTCCTGGCCAGCGATTCCCGCATTCAGGAACCGATTACGCCGCGAGTGATGCCCCGACATACCAAAGAAATCGAGTTTCAAAACATTCGATTCGCCTACGCCAGCAAGGAAGACTCGAATCGTCCGGACGCCCTGGCCGATGTTTCGCTACGGATCGAGTTCGGCGAGAAGATTGTGGTGGTCGGCAGCAACGGGTCCGGCAAGTCCACCCTGGTGAACCTGCTCCCGCGCTACTACGATCCGTATCGCGGCCGCATTCTGGTCGACGGCGTCGATATCCGCGAGGTTCCCCTGCGGGCGCTGCGAAGCCAGCTCGGCGTCGTAACTCAGGACACGTTCCTGTTCAACGATACGATCTACGAGAATATTCGTTATGGCAACGTTGAAGCGACACGGCAGGAGGTCGAAGAGGCTGCCCGACAGGCTGGCGTGACGCAGTTCATTGAACAGTTGCCCCAGGGCTTCGAAACGATGATTGGCGAAAAGGGCGCAGGTCTTTCCGGCGGTCAGCGACAGCGGATTTCGCTGGCTCGCGCATTGATCCGCAAGCCGTCGATTTTGATCCTCGATGAAGCGACCTCGGCCATCGATTCGCAGAGTGAGTATCACATTCAACAGGCGCTGAAGAATCTTTCCTTTGAATGCACGACGTTTATTGTCACCCATGCAGTCAACCGCTCCCTGCTCGATCTGGTTTCCCGGATTGCCGTGATGCACGAAGGAAAACTCGTTGCCTGTGGTCGACACGATCAGTTGCTCGAGACCTGTCCGATCTATCAGGATCTGTTCCACGCCCAGGTTCGTCAGAAGGCTGCTTAG
- a CDS encoding prenyltransferase/squalene oxidase repeat-containing protein — translation MSLPYLIQLAQTIQSGLSKYPPDRWDRHREFLLAQQCSDGGFRGREGDSDLYYTGFAVRALTLIDGLTAELLLQLDGYLRTEIDRTYSPVDVLNWIACAVAVEMAGGPALLSDDVKTRDWLERVFADLDQLRCEDGGYAKGPEGKLGSTYQTFLVVMTHDLLARPIENQQAIVDFMFDRQRDDGGFVEIAPMKRSGTNPTAAAVATLKLFNAVDSALIADVRDFLKDVEQDDGGIAANTRIPFGDVLSTFTALVAKRDLNLDPGGLLFSAQDFVKQGLEFPTGGFRAALWDEQADVEYTYYALGVLGLTAAIQQ, via the coding sequence ATGTCCCTTCCGTATCTAATCCAGCTCGCACAGACGATTCAGTCAGGACTCTCGAAGTATCCCCCCGATCGCTGGGACCGGCATCGTGAGTTTTTGCTGGCTCAGCAATGCTCGGACGGTGGCTTCCGTGGACGCGAAGGAGACAGCGATCTGTATTACACCGGCTTCGCCGTCCGGGCGCTGACACTGATTGACGGCCTGACAGCCGAACTGCTCCTGCAACTGGACGGTTACCTTCGCACAGAGATCGACCGCACATACAGCCCCGTCGATGTCCTCAACTGGATCGCGTGTGCCGTGGCCGTGGAAATGGCCGGCGGTCCTGCGCTGCTCTCCGACGACGTCAAAACCAGGGACTGGCTCGAACGGGTCTTCGCGGATCTCGATCAGCTGCGATGTGAAGACGGAGGTTACGCCAAGGGGCCGGAGGGAAAACTCGGCTCGACCTATCAGACATTTCTAGTCGTGATGACGCACGATCTTCTGGCGCGGCCGATTGAGAATCAGCAGGCCATCGTTGACTTCATGTTCGATCGCCAGCGAGACGACGGCGGCTTCGTTGAGATCGCACCGATGAAGCGCAGCGGAACCAATCCGACCGCGGCAGCCGTGGCGACACTCAAGCTGTTCAATGCCGTCGATTCGGCTCTGATTGCCGATGTCCGCGACTTCCTCAAGGATGTCGAACAGGACGACGGCGGCATCGCCGCCAACACGCGGATTCCGTTCGGCGATGTCCTTTCAACATTCACCGCCCTGGTCGCCAAACGCGACCTCAATCTCGACCCGGGCGGGCTGCTGTTTTCTGCTCAGGATTTCGTCAAGCAGGGACTCGAGTTTCCAACCGGTGGATTCCGAGCCGCCCTCTGGGACGAACAGGCCGATGTCGAGTACACCTACTATGCTCTCGGCGTCCTCGGTCTGACGGCGGCTATTCAGCAGTAG